A region from the Clostridia bacterium genome encodes:
- the rsmD gene encoding 16S rRNA (guanine(966)-N(2))-methyltransferase RsmD, with amino-acid sequence MRVIAGAAKGRRLASPSGRSTRPTSDRVKESVFGILGDLVEGSCVLDLYAGAGSLGIEALSRGASNCVFVDHDRTACDAIRRNLDVLGMLSRGTIVRDDVERFIRRGALGRMYGIVFADPPYEMDSLSELLNLMNGTGILSERAVIVLEYSSRAGAIRSDGPLECVRQESYGDTRVSFHRLSSEG; translated from the coding sequence ATGAGGGTCATAGCTGGCGCAGCGAAAGGCCGACGACTGGCATCTCCATCTGGCAGGTCCACCAGACCCACATCAGACAGAGTGAAGGAATCGGTCTTTGGAATCCTCGGCGATCTCGTTGAGGGTTCGTGTGTGCTTGACTTATACGCAGGCGCGGGTTCACTTGGAATCGAGGCGCTTTCGAGGGGCGCATCGAACTGCGTATTCGTGGATCACGACAGGACAGCGTGCGACGCCATAAGGCGCAACCTCGATGTGCTGGGTATGCTCTCTAGGGGCACGATCGTTCGCGATGATGTGGAACGCTTCATCAGGCGCGGAGCTCTTGGGAGAATGTATGGCATTGTGTTTGCTGATCCACCATATGAAATGGACAGCCTTTCGGAGCTCCTGAACCTGATGAATGGCACGGGGATTCTTTCCGAGCGGGCAGTGATCGTGCTCGAATACTCATCTCGGGCGGGGGCCATCCGCAGTGACGGCCCTCTCGAGTGCGTGAGACAGGAATCCTACGGAGATACACGAGTCTCTTTTCATAGGCTGTCGTCGGAGGGATGA
- a CDS encoding DAK2 domain-containing protein gives MAGAMHSHGPQVMTLDGQTLLQAFAAGAAWLGENKSIIDSLNVFPVPDGDTGTNMYLTVSSALKEAQKVKAGSVGSVADAIAMGSLMGARGNSGVIFSQLMRGFSKKLHGLATVGPHDFAAALTEASSVAYKAVMKPVEGTILTVARMGARAGVQAARDGNDINAVLAAALRQGEATLEKTPEMLPTLKEAGVVDAGGKGLIIFLEGFARGLRGESAEAILTAETRPGAQVAPEVPAKAHAAVAHAPKQKIEFTYCTELIVRGTELDTEAIKRSLAAAVKGDSTLVVGGPDTVKVHMHTNFPGKILEACVAHGSLHEIHINNMEDQNEEFAAVGGAQPEGAPLAAPVKRPSRDMGIVAVASGDGIEMILKSLGVDVVVTGGQTMNPSIQDIAAAVRTAGAREVVVLPNNGNVVLTARQASEVPDISDVAVHVVPTKTVPQGLAALLAMSPSAPTSENVARMVDAIAKVRSGEITYAVRDSKANGFTIHENDVIGLADGTIKAVGQDLGEVFRELFGAMHSSEDEIVTVLYGAGVTEAEAEALVEAMREQYSDIEFELQYGGQPLYFYLVSVE, from the coding sequence ATGGCTGGAGCGATGCACAGTCATGGCCCTCAAGTGATGACCCTGGATGGGCAGACCCTTCTTCAGGCATTCGCGGCTGGGGCGGCATGGCTTGGTGAAAATAAGAGTATAATCGACTCACTGAATGTTTTCCCTGTTCCCGACGGAGATACCGGAACGAACATGTACCTCACGGTATCATCTGCGCTGAAAGAGGCGCAGAAAGTGAAGGCCGGCTCCGTCGGATCTGTCGCCGATGCGATAGCGATGGGTTCGCTCATGGGAGCGAGGGGCAACTCAGGCGTCATATTCTCGCAGCTCATGAGGGGATTCTCGAAGAAGCTCCACGGGCTTGCCACGGTCGGTCCCCACGATTTCGCTGCTGCGCTCACCGAGGCATCTTCAGTTGCTTACAAGGCGGTCATGAAGCCAGTTGAGGGCACTATACTTACGGTGGCAAGAATGGGCGCCCGGGCAGGAGTCCAGGCCGCCAGGGACGGAAATGACATTAATGCAGTCCTCGCTGCCGCTCTTCGGCAGGGGGAAGCCACCCTCGAGAAGACTCCAGAGATGCTTCCTACCCTGAAGGAAGCCGGCGTGGTCGATGCGGGTGGAAAGGGGCTCATCATCTTTCTGGAGGGATTCGCCCGTGGGCTTCGCGGCGAATCCGCCGAGGCCATCCTAACAGCAGAAACACGTCCCGGAGCGCAGGTCGCGCCGGAGGTTCCAGCCAAGGCGCATGCAGCAGTAGCGCACGCGCCGAAGCAGAAGATCGAGTTCACATACTGTACCGAGCTGATTGTGCGCGGCACAGAGCTGGACACGGAGGCTATCAAACGGTCTCTGGCTGCTGCGGTGAAGGGTGATTCCACCCTGGTGGTCGGCGGTCCGGATACTGTGAAGGTGCACATGCACACGAATTTCCCAGGCAAGATCCTTGAGGCGTGCGTTGCGCACGGCTCGCTCCATGAGATCCACATCAACAACATGGAGGACCAGAACGAGGAGTTCGCCGCAGTGGGAGGCGCGCAGCCTGAGGGGGCGCCCCTTGCCGCGCCGGTCAAACGTCCGTCTAGGGATATGGGGATTGTGGCCGTAGCATCGGGAGACGGGATCGAGATGATCCTCAAAAGCCTCGGTGTTGACGTGGTCGTAACCGGCGGCCAAACAATGAACCCGAGCATCCAGGATATCGCCGCCGCGGTGCGAACAGCGGGCGCCCGCGAGGTCGTGGTGCTTCCGAACAACGGGAACGTTGTGCTCACCGCCAGGCAGGCCTCTGAAGTCCCAGACATCAGCGATGTTGCTGTGCACGTGGTGCCCACCAAGACCGTGCCTCAAGGGCTAGCTGCGCTTCTCGCAATGTCGCCGTCTGCGCCTACATCTGAGAACGTGGCGAGGATGGTGGATGCCATTGCGAAGGTGAGGAGCGGAGAGATCACCTACGCTGTGCGGGATTCGAAGGCTAACGGGTTCACCATTCATGAGAATGATGTAATAGGCCTGGCGGATGGGACCATCAAGGCAGTTGGACAGGATCTCGGCGAGGTCTTCCGGGAGCTTTTCGGAGCGATGCACTCAAGCGAGGACGAGATCGTCACCGTACTATATGGGGCGGGAGTCACTGAAGCGGAAGCGGAGGCGCTTGTTGAGGCCATGCGGGAGCAGTACTCCGATATCGAATTCGAGCTTCAATACGGTGGGCAGCCACTGTATTTTTACCTCGTGTCGGTTGAGTGA
- the coaD gene encoding pantetheine-phosphate adenylyltransferase codes for MTVAICPGSFDPITMGHIDIIKRAAAIYDRVIVAILENSGKAHLFSIEERLEMLRTACAHIPNVEVDHFEGLLVDYARSRGSRLVVKGLRAVSDFELEFTMALMNRRLDPSLETVFVATSSEYSFLSSSMVKEVARLGGDVRGLVPDSLLARVQARCMEKGR; via the coding sequence TTGACCGTAGCGATATGCCCAGGCAGCTTCGATCCGATCACCATGGGCCACATCGACATTATCAAGCGAGCCGCAGCCATATACGACAGGGTGATCGTCGCGATACTTGAGAACTCGGGCAAGGCCCACCTTTTCTCCATTGAGGAACGGCTCGAGATGCTCCGAACAGCCTGCGCTCATATTCCCAACGTTGAGGTGGATCATTTCGAAGGTCTTCTCGTCGACTATGCGAGGTCGAGAGGATCTCGCCTGGTTGTGAAAGGCCTTCGCGCAGTATCCGACTTCGAACTGGAGTTTACAATGGCCCTCATGAACAGAAGACTCGACCCATCGCTGGAGACTGTCTTTGTTGCGACATCGTCAGAGTATTCTTTCCTGAGTTCCAGCATGGTGAAGGAAGTCGCCCGACTCGGAGGGGACGTCCGCGGGCTGGTGCCTGACTCGCTGTTGGCGCGCGTGCAGGCGCGTTGCATGGAAAAGGGCAGGTGA
- a CDS encoding DegV family protein, translating to MTRIAIVTDSSSDLTLDICKENNIAMVPLTVHFGSESYIDRVEITSAQFFEKLVASSVMPKTSQPSPADFEKVYRQILEDHDYVFSVHISSSMSGTCQSAMIAAEAVNPGSIEVIDGRAVSLVTGLMVLSAAEGVRAGESVEEIRNRIHFVMDNFGLYWTLDTLEYLRKNGRIGRATAFIGGLLSIKPIMSITDGEISGVERVRGVSRVFPRIIELMEADIAPGSPIDVVVLHAADEVQGCQWMNEVKSRFNCRRLWLTECGPIVGTHAGPGTMAVAWRPSIIK from the coding sequence ATGACAAGAATCGCTATTGTCACTGACAGCAGCTCCGATCTTACGCTCGACATCTGCAAAGAGAACAACATAGCCATGGTTCCACTCACTGTGCACTTCGGATCGGAGAGCTACATCGACAGGGTGGAGATCACAAGCGCTCAGTTCTTCGAGAAGCTTGTGGCGAGCTCAGTGATGCCCAAGACCAGTCAGCCATCGCCTGCGGATTTCGAGAAGGTCTACAGACAGATCCTAGAGGACCACGACTACGTATTCTCTGTGCACATCTCATCCAGTATGAGCGGAACCTGCCAGAGTGCAATGATAGCAGCTGAGGCCGTCAATCCCGGGTCCATCGAAGTGATCGATGGGCGTGCAGTCTCCCTTGTGACCGGCCTGATGGTTCTGAGCGCCGCTGAGGGCGTTCGGGCTGGGGAAAGCGTGGAGGAGATTCGCAACCGCATTCACTTCGTGATGGACAACTTCGGACTGTACTGGACCCTCGATACTCTTGAATACCTGCGAAAAAATGGGCGCATCGGCCGCGCCACTGCGTTCATCGGAGGCTTGCTATCAATCAAGCCGATCATGTCGATCACCGATGGAGAGATATCCGGAGTGGAGAGAGTTCGCGGCGTCAGCAGGGTGTTTCCACGCATCATCGAGCTGATGGAGGCCGACATCGCACCGGGATCGCCCATCGATGTGGTGGTTCTTCACGCCGCAGACGAGGTTCAGGGCTGCCAGTGGATGAACGAGGTCAAGTCGAGGTTCAACTGTCGACGGCTGTGGCTCACTGAGTGCGGTCCCATCGTTGGTACGCACGCAGGCCCTGGCACCATGGCTGTGGCCTGGCGCCCCAGCATTATTAAGTAG